The following proteins are encoded in a genomic region of Pikeienuella piscinae:
- a CDS encoding amino acid ABC transporter permease: MTVSATARPEHGFRLSQLIYDTRYRSTTIQVVAMFAFMLAVGWVVNNAIQNLEALGKSFSFSFLFSTSGYDVNQRLLEYSSQSTHGRAAILGILNTLVLALVGCITATILGVLAGVARLSKNWIVARLMTVYVEGFRNVPVLLWIIVITAMVNESMPSPRDYRGVETGAFVFTNRGFYFPEALFSHGLGDLDLGLFKVSLDLMAIIAVLAAGIYAAKRIGRAADVKQAETGVRPRVFWYRVAAIFLPTIALLLFLGFHIGYPELAGFNFKGGTFLRDSFIGLWLALSLYTGAFIAENVRAGIQAVSKGQTEAAYALGLRPSRTMKLVILPQAMRVIVPPLISQYLNLTKNTSLAIAVGYMDATGTLGGITLNQTGREMETLLLLMGFYLIISLSISFVMNVYNERMKLRER, translated from the coding sequence ATGACTGTTTCCGCGACCGCGCGGCCTGAGCACGGCTTTCGTCTAAGTCAGCTCATTTACGACACGCGCTACCGGTCGACGACGATCCAGGTGGTGGCGATGTTCGCCTTCATGCTCGCCGTTGGCTGGGTGGTGAACAACGCCATCCAGAATCTCGAGGCGCTGGGCAAGAGTTTTAGCTTCAGCTTTCTTTTCTCCACCTCCGGCTACGACGTGAACCAGCGGCTGCTGGAGTACTCCTCGCAATCGACCCATGGCCGGGCCGCGATCCTCGGCATCCTGAATACGCTTGTTCTTGCGTTGGTCGGATGCATCACCGCGACGATTCTCGGTGTTCTCGCAGGCGTGGCGCGGCTCTCAAAGAACTGGATCGTCGCGCGGCTGATGACGGTCTATGTCGAAGGCTTCCGCAATGTGCCGGTTCTCCTCTGGATCATTGTCATCACGGCGATGGTGAACGAGAGCATGCCCAGCCCGCGCGACTATCGCGGCGTGGAAACCGGCGCGTTCGTCTTCACCAACCGGGGTTTCTATTTTCCCGAAGCGCTTTTCAGCCATGGGTTGGGCGATTTGGATCTCGGGCTCTTCAAGGTCTCGCTCGACCTCATGGCGATTATCGCGGTTCTGGCGGCTGGGATCTATGCGGCTAAACGGATCGGAAGAGCCGCCGACGTCAAGCAGGCGGAAACCGGTGTCCGGCCGCGCGTGTTCTGGTACCGCGTCGCGGCCATCTTTCTGCCGACGATCGCGCTTCTTCTGTTCCTTGGCTTTCATATTGGCTATCCGGAACTCGCCGGCTTCAACTTCAAGGGCGGCACGTTCCTGCGCGACAGCTTCATCGGCCTATGGCTCGCGCTTTCACTTTATACAGGCGCCTTCATCGCAGAGAATGTCCGCGCCGGCATTCAGGCGGTCTCGAAGGGCCAGACAGAGGCGGCCTACGCCCTTGGCCTTCGGCCGTCGCGCACGATGAAGTTGGTGATCCTGCCTCAGGCGATGCGGGTAATCGTGCCGCCGCTGATCTCGCAATATCTGAACCTCACGAAGAACACCTCGCTCGCCATTGCGGTCGGCTACATGGATGCGACCGGTACGCTTGGCGGCATCACGCTGAACCAGACCGGACGCGAGATGGAGACGTTGTTGCTGCTGATGGGGTTCTACCTCATCATCTCGCTCTCCATCAGCTTCGTGATGAACGTCTACAACGAACGCATGAAACTGAGGGAGCGGTGA
- a CDS encoding amino acid ABC transporter permease, producing MSETHAETAFARKAPVAFVAEGEIPASPPPMNAVGPVKWIRDNLFPGPVNAILTILSLIFIVFVAYEILPWLIDSSWSPAEMSLAGCRAEASGACFAVINERFPQFFFGFYPQDLYWRPSLAFGFLLLALWPVLFESAPRKLLFFSAIYPVLGYWLIWGGTIWGPLAVLAAPVVGWLIYTRLGGLCERLVGEAFGPLMTLIAAVLAVIVWGLFLVIPIDEALSAIAPIALQHVPSAKLGGFLLSLIIGVVGIAASLPFGIALALGRQSNLFIVKALSVGFIEAMRGVPLITLLFVASTLLNYFLPPGTNFDLILRVCIMVTFFASAYMAEVIRGGIAALPKGQYEAADAMGLTYWQSMRLIILPQALKISIPNIVSTFIGLFKDTTLVIVIGLLDPLGLSSAIRADANWNGVVWELYGFIALFFFIFCFGMSRYSQYLERKLRTDHR from the coding sequence ATGAGCGAGACGCACGCCGAAACCGCATTCGCCCGCAAGGCGCCGGTCGCCTTTGTCGCCGAGGGAGAGATCCCCGCATCGCCACCGCCAATGAACGCCGTTGGTCCGGTGAAGTGGATCAGGGACAATCTCTTTCCGGGCCCGGTCAACGCGATCCTGACCATTCTCTCGCTCATCTTCATCGTCTTCGTCGCCTATGAGATACTGCCCTGGCTGATCGACAGTTCGTGGTCGCCGGCGGAGATGTCGCTCGCCGGATGCCGGGCGGAGGCGTCGGGCGCCTGTTTCGCGGTCATCAATGAACGCTTTCCGCAGTTCTTCTTCGGCTTCTATCCGCAGGATCTGTACTGGCGGCCCAGCCTCGCCTTCGGATTCCTGCTGCTGGCGCTCTGGCCGGTCCTGTTCGAGTCCGCGCCGCGCAAGTTGCTGTTTTTCAGTGCGATCTATCCGGTTCTCGGCTATTGGCTGATCTGGGGCGGCACGATCTGGGGGCCGCTCGCCGTGCTTGCGGCGCCGGTGGTCGGTTGGCTGATCTACACCCGTCTCGGCGGGCTGTGCGAGCGGCTCGTCGGCGAGGCGTTCGGCCCGTTGATGACACTGATCGCCGCGGTTCTCGCGGTGATCGTCTGGGGCCTCTTTCTCGTCATCCCGATTGACGAGGCCCTTTCCGCCATCGCCCCGATCGCGCTCCAGCATGTGCCGAGCGCGAAACTCGGCGGCTTTCTTCTCTCGCTGATTATCGGTGTCGTCGGAATCGCCGCCTCATTACCTTTCGGCATCGCGCTGGCTCTCGGGCGGCAGTCGAACCTCTTCATCGTGAAGGCGCTCTCCGTCGGCTTCATCGAGGCGATGCGCGGCGTCCCGCTGATCACGCTGCTCTTCGTGGCCTCGACACTGCTGAACTACTTCCTGCCGCCGGGCACCAATTTCGACCTGATTCTGCGGGTCTGCATCATGGTGACCTTCTTCGCTTCTGCCTATATGGCCGAAGTGATCCGTGGCGGCATCGCGGCGCTGCCGAAAGGGCAGTACGAGGCCGCCGACGCGATGGGCCTGACCTATTGGCAGTCCATGCGGCTGATCATCCTGCCGCAGGCGTTGAAGATCTCCATCCCGAATATCGTCTCGACCTTCATCGGCCTCTTCAAAGACACGACGCTGGTCATCGTGATTGGCCTCCTTGACCCGCTTGGCCTTTCGTCTGCGATCCGGGCCGACGCCAACTGGAACGGCGTCGTCTGGGAACTCTACGGTTTCATCGCCCTCTTCTTCTTCATCTTCTGCTTCGGCATGTCGCGATATTCGCAATATCTGGAGCGGAAACTCCGCACCGACCACCGTTAG
- a CDS encoding amino acid ABC transporter ATP-binding protein, producing MAEANELMVEREIDRSKMQVSDEVAIEINGMNKWYGDFHVLRDINLTVHRGERIVVCGPSGSGKSTLIRCINRLEEHQKGDIIVDGTELNSDLKNLDKVRAEVGMCFQHFNLFPHLTILENCTLAPIWVRKTPKKEADETAMHFLEKVKIPEQASKYPGQLSGGQQQRVAIARSLCMKPRIMLFDEPTSALDPEMIKEVLDTMIELAEEGMTMICVTHEMGFARQVANRVIFMDAGQIVEQNEPEEFFNNPQSPRTKLFLSQILGH from the coding sequence ATGGCCGAAGCAAACGAATTGATGGTCGAGCGTGAGATCGACCGCAGCAAGATGCAGGTCTCCGACGAGGTCGCCATCGAAATCAACGGGATGAACAAGTGGTATGGCGATTTCCATGTGCTCCGCGATATCAACCTCACCGTCCACCGGGGCGAGCGGATCGTCGTCTGCGGGCCCTCGGGCTCAGGGAAATCGACGCTGATCCGCTGCATCAACCGGCTTGAGGAACATCAGAAGGGCGACATCATCGTCGACGGGACCGAGCTGAACTCGGACCTGAAGAACCTGGACAAGGTGCGCGCCGAGGTCGGCATGTGCTTCCAGCATTTCAACCTTTTCCCGCATCTGACGATTCTGGAGAACTGCACGCTGGCGCCGATCTGGGTCCGCAAGACGCCGAAAAAGGAAGCGGATGAAACCGCGATGCATTTCCTCGAGAAGGTGAAAATTCCGGAGCAGGCGTCGAAATACCCCGGCCAGCTTTCCGGCGGTCAGCAGCAGCGCGTCGCCATCGCCCGTTCGCTCTGCATGAAGCCACGGATCATGCTTTTCGACGAGCCGACATCGGCGCTCGACCCGGAGATGATCAAGGAAGTGCTCGACACGATGATCGAACTTGCTGAGGAGGGCATGACGATGATCTGCGTCACCCACGAGATGGGTTTCGCGCGTCAGGTGGCGAACCGCGTGATCTTCATGGACGCCGGGCAGATCGTCGAGCAGAACGAACCAGAGGAATTCTTCAACAATCCCCAGAGCCCGCGAACCAAGCTCTTCCTCAGCCAGATTCTCGGACACTGA
- a CDS encoding DUF3892 domain-containing protein: MTNRVTCINKTDRYNPWERIDRLGGTKDSDGSRWGCTQQECVAYIEKGYEFYVDTNGHREYLVVGKSSQGNKYVKTEADQDTQDNLLSLPECPRS, translated from the coding sequence ATGACCAACCGAGTTACCTGCATCAATAAGACCGACCGCTATAACCCTTGGGAACGGATTGACCGGTTAGGCGGCACAAAGGATAGCGATGGAAGCCGATGGGGCTGCACCCAGCAAGAATGCGTCGCCTACATCGAGAAAGGTTACGAGTTCTACGTCGATACCAACGGCCACAGGGAGTATCTCGTTGTCGGCAAAAGCTCGCAAGGCAACAAGTATGTCAAAACTGAGGCGGATCAGGATACCCAAGACAATCTTCTGAGCCTTCCTGAATGCCCACGATCATAG
- a CDS encoding Panacea domain-containing protein codes for MTRKQTRHIPLSGGQDRLRQMILYVAQKNTTAAAFGRTKLNKILWRADFVSYADRGVPVTGREYQRLEHGPAPKEMLPLYREMKLAGFIDEETTDFGEGVREFRPIAKRDPDLSKFDVDDLRYVDDSINYYWEKTGRETSDDSHGAAWRSRHDGDLMPYESALLDDAKPTPAQISRLKSIIDEQGAISR; via the coding sequence ATGACACGCAAGCAAACGCGTCACATTCCGTTGTCTGGCGGTCAGGACCGTCTCAGGCAGATGATCCTCTATGTCGCGCAAAAGAACACGACAGCAGCGGCGTTTGGCAGGACGAAGCTAAACAAAATTCTCTGGCGCGCTGATTTCGTCTCTTATGCGGATCGTGGAGTTCCCGTTACGGGGCGCGAATACCAACGTCTGGAACACGGACCCGCCCCAAAGGAGATGCTGCCGCTTTATCGCGAGATGAAGCTTGCTGGCTTTATCGACGAGGAGACCACTGACTTCGGAGAAGGCGTTCGGGAGTTTCGCCCCATCGCTAAGCGTGATCCGGATTTGTCCAAGTTCGATGTTGACGATTTACGCTATGTCGATGATTCCATAAATTATTATTGGGAAAAAACAGGTCGTGAGACGAGCGATGATTCCCATGGAGCGGCGTGGCGCAGCCGCCATGACGGCGACCTCATGCCTTACGAGAGCGCCCTATTGGACGACGCTAAGCCCACCCCTGCGCAAATCTCGCGGTTGAAATCCATCATTGATGAGCAAGGGGCTATCAGCCGCTAA
- a CDS encoding IS1595 family transposase, protein MSNLSAKYLHDEEAAHEFLEGVLWGSQTVCLHCGGVDKITKVKANPEKRIRVGLWRCGDCKRQFTVKVGTVFEASKVKLHIWLQAVVLMTQSKKGISAHQLHRTLGVTYKTAWFMEHRIREAMRSGDLAPFGAGGGVVEVDETFIGNDRTVKPKHTKKGRGYAHKHKVLSLVDRATGRARSMVVDDLKVKTLAPILRENIAAEAQLMTDEASHYKAMASDYASHDYVSHGAGEYGRGEVHTNTIEGYFSIFKRGMKGVYQHCGKKHLHRYVAEFEFRYNNRIALGVDDGDRAKVALMGAKGKRLTYKQPTES, encoded by the coding sequence ATGTCGAACCTGAGCGCCAAATATCTGCACGACGAAGAAGCCGCCCACGAGTTCCTTGAGGGTGTGCTTTGGGGGTCACAGACGGTTTGCCTGCACTGCGGCGGCGTGGATAAGATCACGAAAGTAAAGGCAAATCCCGAGAAACGCATCCGCGTTGGCCTCTGGCGCTGCGGCGATTGCAAGCGCCAGTTCACCGTCAAGGTCGGCACGGTGTTCGAGGCCTCCAAGGTCAAGCTGCATATCTGGTTGCAGGCCGTGGTTCTCATGACGCAGAGCAAGAAGGGTATCAGCGCCCACCAGCTTCATCGCACCCTCGGCGTTACCTACAAGACGGCGTGGTTCATGGAGCACCGTATCCGCGAGGCGATGCGTTCCGGCGATCTGGCCCCGTTCGGCGCTGGCGGCGGCGTGGTGGAGGTTGACGAGACCTTCATCGGCAACGACCGCACGGTGAAGCCGAAGCACACGAAGAAGGGCCGGGGCTACGCGCACAAGCACAAGGTTCTGAGCCTTGTTGACCGCGCCACGGGCCGCGCCCGTTCCATGGTGGTGGACGATCTCAAGGTGAAGACGCTCGCGCCGATCCTGCGCGAAAACATCGCCGCTGAGGCGCAACTGATGACCGACGAGGCGTCGCACTACAAGGCGATGGCGTCAGACTACGCGAGCCATGACTACGTGAGCCACGGCGCTGGCGAATACGGCCGGGGCGAGGTCCACACAAACACGATTGAAGGCTACTTCTCGATCTTCAAGCGCGGCATGAAGGGTGTCTATCAGCACTGCGGCAAGAAGCACCTGCATCGCTACGTCGCTGAGTTCGAGTTTCGGTATAACAATCGTATCGCGCTTGGGGTGGACGATGGCGACCGCGCGAAGGTCGCGTTGATGGGTGCGAAAGGGAAGCGGCTTACATACAAGCAACCTACAGAGTCGTGA
- a CDS encoding hydantoinase/oxoprolinase N-terminal domain-containing protein encodes MEPIIARGDCFEVEERVHADERVHAAPDLGLVRETLAPKLRRGGYASVAIGLLDAYVNPAHERALARLLTSEVREIFVAFSSGIFSEFREYERASTTALSAYVQPVVER; translated from the coding sequence GTGGAACCGATTATCGCACGCGGCGACTGCTTCGAGGTCGAGGAACGCGTGCATGCAGATGAAAGGGTACACGCCGCGCCCGATCTGGGGTTGGTGCGCGAGACGCTGGCGCCCAAGCTCCGTCGGGGCGGATATGCAAGCGTCGCGATTGGCCTTCTCGACGCCTATGTGAATCCCGCACACGAGCGGGCGCTCGCCCGGCTTCTCACCAGCGAGGTTCGGGAAATATTCGTCGCGTTCTCATCCGGAATCTTTAGCGAGTTCAGGGAATACGAACGCGCCTCGACGACGGCGCTATCGGCCTATGTGCAACCGGTCGTCGAAAGGTAA
- the katG gene encoding catalase/peroxidase HPI, whose product MDGSELSNVSKCPVMRISEAKSNRDWWPNMLNLRILHQNAPACSPMDKGFNYAEEFGKLDLDAIKADLHALMTDTQPWWPADFGHYGPLFVRMAWHSAGTYRIGDGRGGASSGSQRFAPLNSWPDNVNLDKARRLLWPIKKKYGDRISWADLLILTGNVALESMGFKPFGFAGGREDIWEPEEDVYWGAEDTWLGDKRYSGERELENPLAAVQMGLIYVNPEGPNGKPDPLAAAIDIRETFLRMAMNDEETVALIAGGHTFGKTHGAGDAALVGPEPDSAPMEQMGLGWKSSHGSGIAGDQIGSGLEVTWTTKPTQWSNDFFGHLFGYEWELTKSPAGAYQWTPKGGAGAGTVPDAHDPSRRHAPAMLTTDLALRMDPVYEKISRDYYENPDKFADAFARAWFKLTHRDLGPVSRYLGPEVPDEELIWQDPIPTVDHPLIDEADIADLKQKILASGLSVSELVATAWASASTFRGSDKRGGANGARIRLAPQKDWEVNEPAKLANVLDTLGTIQAAFNDTAMAGKKVSLADLIVLGGCAAVEKAAKDAGDEVTVPFTPGRTDATAEQTDVEAFEPLEPVVDGFRNHFGAGGETPAEEYLIDRAQLLTLTAPEMTVLVAGLRVLGANTGGSKDGVFTTRPGTLTNDFLVNVLDMGTEWKATSDAQTAFEGRDRASGELKWTASRADLVFGANAQLRAVAEAYACDDAQGKFVRDFVAAWTKVMELDRFDLK is encoded by the coding sequence ATGGACGGAAGCGAACTCTCGAACGTCAGCAAATGCCCCGTGATGAGGATATCTGAAGCAAAGTCCAATCGGGACTGGTGGCCGAACATGTTGAACCTTCGGATTCTCCACCAGAATGCGCCAGCATGCAGTCCGATGGACAAGGGGTTCAATTACGCCGAGGAATTCGGAAAGCTGGATCTCGACGCCATCAAGGCCGATCTCCACGCGCTGATGACCGACACGCAGCCGTGGTGGCCGGCCGATTTCGGCCATTACGGCCCGCTCTTCGTTCGGATGGCATGGCACAGCGCCGGCACCTATCGCATCGGCGACGGGCGTGGCGGCGCCTCGTCGGGCTCGCAACGCTTTGCGCCGCTCAACAGCTGGCCCGACAATGTCAATCTCGACAAAGCGCGCCGGTTGCTCTGGCCGATCAAGAAGAAATACGGCGACCGGATCTCCTGGGCCGACCTTCTGATCCTGACCGGAAACGTCGCTCTGGAGTCGATGGGCTTCAAACCTTTCGGTTTCGCCGGCGGGCGTGAGGATATCTGGGAGCCTGAAGAGGATGTCTATTGGGGCGCAGAGGACACCTGGCTCGGCGACAAGCGCTACAGCGGCGAGCGAGAGCTCGAGAACCCCCTCGCCGCGGTCCAGATGGGCCTGATCTACGTGAATCCGGAAGGACCGAACGGCAAGCCGGACCCGCTTGCCGCGGCGATCGATATCCGCGAAACCTTTTTGCGCATGGCGATGAACGACGAGGAGACCGTCGCGCTCATCGCCGGGGGGCACACCTTTGGCAAGACGCACGGCGCCGGCGATGCCGCGCTCGTGGGGCCCGAGCCGGACTCGGCGCCGATGGAGCAAATGGGGCTCGGCTGGAAGAGCAGTCACGGCAGCGGCATCGCGGGGGACCAGATCGGCAGCGGGCTCGAGGTCACCTGGACCACGAAGCCGACGCAATGGAGTAACGACTTTTTCGGCCATCTGTTCGGCTATGAGTGGGAGCTGACCAAGAGCCCCGCCGGCGCCTACCAGTGGACGCCGAAGGGCGGGGCTGGCGCAGGAACGGTTCCGGACGCGCATGATCCGTCCAGGCGCCACGCGCCCGCCATGCTTACGACGGATCTCGCGCTGCGGATGGACCCTGTTTATGAGAAGATTTCTCGTGATTATTACGAGAACCCGGATAAGTTTGCGGATGCGTTCGCCCGGGCGTGGTTCAAGCTGACCCATCGCGATCTCGGTCCGGTTTCGCGCTATCTCGGTCCGGAGGTTCCGGACGAGGAATTGATCTGGCAGGATCCGATCCCCACGGTGGATCATCCGTTGATCGACGAGGCCGACATTGCTGATCTGAAACAGAAGATTCTCGCCTCGGGTCTCTCGGTTTCGGAACTGGTCGCGACAGCGTGGGCTTCGGCTTCGACATTTCGCGGGTCCGACAAGCGCGGCGGCGCGAACGGAGCGCGTATTCGTCTTGCGCCGCAGAAGGACTGGGAGGTCAACGAGCCCGCCAAGCTGGCGAACGTTCTCGACACGCTCGGGACGATCCAGGCGGCCTTCAACGATACGGCGATGGCCGGCAAGAAAGTGTCGCTCGCGGACCTGATTGTCCTCGGCGGTTGCGCCGCGGTCGAGAAAGCGGCGAAGGACGCAGGCGACGAGGTGACGGTTCCCTTCACGCCGGGCCGCACCGACGCCACGGCCGAACAGACCGACGTTGAGGCGTTCGAGCCGCTCGAACCCGTAGTGGACGGATTTCGCAATCACTTCGGGGCCGGCGGGGAAACGCCCGCAGAGGAGTATCTGATCGACAGGGCGCAATTGTTGACCCTGACGGCGCCGGAAATGACCGTGCTTGTCGCCGGTCTGCGGGTTCTTGGGGCGAATACCGGAGGATCGAAGGACGGCGTGTTCACGACGCGGCCCGGGACGCTCACGAACGATTTCCTCGTTAACGTTCTGGACATGGGGACCGAGTGGAAGGCGACTTCTGACGCTCAAACCGCGTTCGAAGGGCGTGATCGCGCGTCAGGCGAGCTGAAATGGACCGCCAGCCGCGCCGATCTTGTCTTCGGCGCGAATGCTCAGCTGAGGGCGGTGGCGGAGGCCTACGCCTGTGACGACGCCCAAGGGAAGTTCGTGCGCGATTTCGTGGCGGCATGGACGAAGGTGATGGAACTCGATCGCTTCGATCTCAAGTGA
- a CDS encoding LysR substrate-binding domain-containing protein yields MRNLTLRQLRYFDALVRHLHFGRAAEACAVSQPALSVQIRELETSLGVDLVERSARRVRLTRSGDLLARRVRDILRSVDELGDIAQAARDGLAGPLRIGVIPTIAPYLLPGIICELTHLHPGLDIRVRETLTPNLIEELEEGRLDAAIVALPLAESTLTEVELFSEEFVLVRPAEDAGKPAPDSEKLREMRLLLLEEGHCFRNQALSFCNMHSTPREMLEGSSLSTLVQMVGAGIGVTLIPEMAMAVEIGSASVSIARFEDPKPSRRIGMIWRKTSPLARQYHEISEIVRRQASIQRARRDPVARRRSA; encoded by the coding sequence ATGAGGAATCTCACGCTTCGACAACTCCGCTATTTTGACGCGCTCGTCAGGCATCTCCACTTCGGGCGCGCGGCGGAAGCCTGCGCGGTGTCGCAACCCGCGCTCTCCGTACAGATCAGGGAGCTTGAAACGTCACTGGGCGTGGACCTTGTCGAACGAAGCGCGCGGCGGGTCCGCCTTACACGATCCGGCGACCTGCTCGCACGCCGCGTACGCGACATCCTCCGGTCGGTCGATGAACTCGGCGATATCGCGCAGGCCGCGCGAGACGGGTTGGCCGGGCCGCTGCGGATCGGCGTGATCCCGACGATCGCGCCGTATCTGCTGCCCGGAATCATATGCGAGTTGACGCATCTGCATCCCGGTCTCGACATCCGCGTGCGCGAAACGCTGACGCCCAACCTGATCGAGGAGTTGGAGGAGGGCCGGCTGGATGCGGCCATCGTCGCCTTGCCGCTGGCGGAATCAACGCTGACGGAGGTCGAGCTCTTTTCCGAGGAATTCGTTCTCGTCCGGCCGGCCGAGGACGCGGGAAAACCGGCGCCCGATAGCGAAAAGCTACGAGAGATGCGGCTCCTCCTGCTGGAGGAGGGGCACTGTTTCAGGAATCAGGCCCTGTCTTTCTGCAACATGCACTCGACGCCGCGAGAAATGCTGGAAGGCAGTTCCTTGTCCACACTGGTCCAGATGGTCGGCGCAGGAATCGGGGTGACGTTGATCCCGGAAATGGCGATGGCGGTCGAGATCGGGTCGGCCTCCGTATCCATCGCCCGGTTCGAAGACCCGAAACCGTCGCGAAGGATCGGCATGATCTGGCGCAAGACCAGTCCTCTGGCGAGGCAATATCACGAGATATCCGAAATCGTCCGCCGCCAGGCGTCGATCCAGCGCGCGCGCCGTGATCCGGTGGCCCGGCGGCGCTCCGCCTGA
- a CDS encoding AraC family transcriptional regulator, with product MPMTPGPQYVENQRRIAEARGSVFAVASDYPDRMRVPPHRHVRDQLLHALSGVVLVSTVAGRWIVPPEYALWIPAGCEHQVEMLSAVRMRSVYLRAGAVQLAGRAPRVLGMSALARALLFEAMEIADSAAPPRRDELLTELLLVEISRLSEQPLVLPMPADARLMRLCRRYIAGPSARAPLDEWADEAGMSRRSLSRHFRRETGLTLDQWRQQACVFAALPRLIDGEPITRLALDLGYESPAAFTTMFRRMLGRSPRAYSRHVTEGCSPGAGVVRAEKPRTHLRKTQAL from the coding sequence ATGCCGATGACGCCCGGCCCGCAATACGTCGAGAACCAGCGCCGGATCGCGGAGGCGCGCGGATCCGTCTTCGCCGTCGCCTCCGATTACCCCGACAGGATGAGAGTGCCGCCGCACCGCCACGTTCGCGACCAGCTTCTTCATGCGCTTTCGGGCGTGGTGCTTGTCTCGACGGTTGCGGGGCGCTGGATCGTGCCGCCGGAATACGCGCTCTGGATTCCCGCCGGCTGCGAGCATCAGGTCGAGATGCTCAGCGCGGTGCGGATGCGCTCCGTCTATCTGCGCGCCGGCGCCGTGCAACTGGCCGGACGCGCGCCGCGGGTTCTTGGCATGAGCGCGCTCGCGCGGGCGCTGCTGTTCGAGGCGATGGAAATCGCGGACAGCGCCGCCCCGCCCCGGCGCGACGAGTTGCTCACGGAACTTCTGCTGGTCGAGATATCCCGCCTCAGCGAGCAGCCGCTTGTCCTTCCCATGCCGGCGGATGCGCGCCTGATGCGCCTTTGCCGCCGCTATATCGCTGGCCCCTCCGCCCGCGCGCCGCTGGATGAGTGGGCCGACGAGGCCGGCATGAGCCGCCGCAGCCTGTCGCGCCATTTCCGGCGGGAAACCGGCCTCACGCTCGATCAGTGGCGACAGCAGGCCTGCGTCTTCGCCGCATTGCCCCGGCTGATCGACGGCGAGCCGATCACCCGGCTGGCGCTCGATCTCGGCTATGAGAGCCCCGCCGCATTCACCACGATGTTCCGGCGAATGCTCGGCCGCAGCCCCCGCGCCTATTCGCGGCACGTCACCGAGGGGTGCTCGCCCGGCGCCGGCGTGGTGCGTGCAGAGAAGCCGCGCACTCACTTGCGCAAGACGCAGGCGCTTTGA